A DNA window from Arachis duranensis cultivar V14167 chromosome 3, aradu.V14167.gnm2.J7QH, whole genome shotgun sequence contains the following coding sequences:
- the LOC107477214 gene encoding F-box/kelch-repeat protein At3g23880, whose protein sequence is MKHKADAEAKVLPLELVEKILVWLPVKSLIRSRCVSKQWLSLISDSRFAILHYDTADAAPTNKNTRLLYLSSEVPEARCVDLEASIRGDYALQLPLSCRQFSLSILGSCRGFILLRIHVNGAPLLLWNPVTGSHRSVPYPIIDPVPSWVGFFGSSNKLWGGLGYDESCDDYLVVVGWGNDQEWEPHWEYFSVRTNSWEEIECGHLPPHLVTIDCALFCNGVLYWLAVKYMKVNVVIAFDLAGKHLSMVSFPTSGGSRLLKLFAGCLGISYLNFTEDQKIEIWVMKELSWTRLNVVLPYAYGIHPLCFTKGELVGTKNNELVKVSDKGVSVESLRISCHDNDSKMVMFTESLLSLPDEFGGTGKEQGK, encoded by the coding sequence ATGAAGCACAAGGCTGATGCTGAAGCTAAGGTTCTCCCTCTCGAATTGGTGGAGAAAATCCTAGTATGGTTGCCGGTAAAATCCCTAATTCGGTCCAGGTGCGTCTCTAAACAATGGCTTTCTTTGATTTCCGATTCACGTTTTGCAATATTGCATTACGATACTGCTGATGCTGCACCCACCAATAAGAACACTAGGCTTTTGTACTTGTCGAGTGAGGTTCCCGAGGCTCGTTGTGTAGATCTGGAAGCTTCGATTCGCGGCGATTACGCGCTTCAGCTTCCTCTAAGTTGTCGCCAATTCAGCCTTAGTATTCTAGGTTCATGTAGGGGCTTCATACTGTTGCGCATTCATGTAAATGGCGCTCCACTCCTTCTGTGGAACCCTGTAACGGGTTCTCACAGATCAGTGCCGTACCCTATTATTGACCCTGTTCCTTCTTGGGTGGGTTTTTTTGGCTCGTCAAACAAGTTATGGGGTGGTCTTGGCTATGATGAATCTTGTGATGATTATTTAGTAGTAGTAGGATGGGGTAACGACCAAGAATGGGAACCTCATTGGGAATACTTTTCTGTTAGAACCAATTCCTGGGAAGAAATTGAGTGTGGCCATCTTCCTCCCCATTTGGTTACCATTGATTGTGCACTGTTTTGTAACGGGGTTCTTTATTGGTTGGCCGTTAAATATATGAAAGTGAATGTTGTGATTGCCTTCGACTTAGCCGGAAAGCATCTATCAATGGTGTCATTTCCAACGTCAGGCGGTTCCCGTCTGTTAAAGCTGTTTGCTGGATGCCTTGGGATATCTTACTTGAACTTCACGGAAGACCAGAAGATTGAGATCTGGGTAATGAAGGAGTTATCTTGGACTAGGCTCAATGTTGTGCTTCCTTATGCATATGGAATCCACCCTTTGTGTTTCACTAAAGGTGAACTTGTTGGCACCAAAAACAATGAGTTGGTCAAAGTCAGCGATAAAGGTGTATCGGTGGAGTCTCTAAGAATTAGTTGTCATGATAATGACTCGAAGATGGTTATGTTTACTGAGAGTTTACTGTCACTTCCGGACGAGTTTGGCGGCACTGGGAAAGAACAAGGAAAGTAG
- the LOC107477215 gene encoding transcription factor bHLH121 has product MDGTAARKSQKADREKIRRDRLNEQFVELGSILDPDRPKNDKATILGDTIQLLKDLTSQVGKLKDEYAALNEESRELAQEKNDLREEKASLKTDIENLNNQYQQRLRNMFPWTAMDHSVMMAPPSYPYPMPMAVPPGSIPLQPYPFFANQNPSVIPNPCSTFVPYLAPNTLVEQQSAQYVSPPSHPGTRSHLSSKHDTRNKPPRDRESKAEKSEASNDVTTNLELKTPGSSADQDLSSGKRKCSKPLRSEGSSLGRCSSSHSVQDSSSSSVDGSRKANE; this is encoded by the exons ATGGATGGTACAGCTGCAAGAAAGTCTCAAAAGGCTGACCGAGAAAAAATAAGGAGGGATCGACTCAATGAACAATTTGTAGAACTTGGCAGCATTTTGG ACCCTGATAGGCCTAAAAATGACAAAGCAACCATTCTTGGTGATACAATTCAATTGCTGAAGGATCTTACTTCTCAAGTTGGTAAACTCAAAGATGAATATGCTGCACTAAATGAAGAATCTcgtgaa TTGGCTCAAGAGAAAAACGATCTCAGGGAAGAGAAGGCTTCTCTTAAAACAGATATTGAAAACTTGAATAATCAGTATCAGCAGCGACTGAGGAACATGTTTCCTTGGACTGCAATGGATCATTCAGTTATGATGGCTccaccatcatacccatacccAATGCCAATGGCTGTCCCTCCGGGTTCAATTCCCTTGCAACCATACCCATTCTTTGCTAATCAAAATCCGTCTGTCATCCCTAACCCCTGTTCAACATTTGTTCCTTATTTAGCACCAAATACCCTTGTTGAACAACAATCTGCCCAGTATGTATCTCCACCGTCTCATCCAGGTACTCGGTCCCATTTGTCAAGTAAACATGACACCAGAAACAAACCACCCAGGGATAGGGAGAGCAAAGCAGAAAAAAGTGAGGCTTCAAATGATGTCACCACAAACCTTGAGTTGAAGACTCCTGGATCTTCTGCAGATCAG GATTTATCGTCAGGAAAAAGGAAATGCAGCAAGCCATTGAGGTCAGAAGGGAGTTCATTAGGTAGGTGTTCATCGTCACATAGTGTTCAGGACAGCTCATCAAGTAGTGTCGATGGTAGCAGAAAGGCTAACGAATGA
- the LOC107477216 gene encoding uncharacterized protein LOC107477216: MAYGDRNRGSSVFDGFTLSPLPYPVLLILALILIFLGVSWYFSYEEVVESAQVQLGWLLFATPVLLILIVRWLSSMENTEWFSGWDRRRRTTQGSLEGSSPWGVAALIVVLLILMQYQSIFRDNWFV, encoded by the coding sequence ATGGCTTATGGTGATAGAAACAGAGGATCCTCTGTTTTTGATGGGTTCACTCTGAGTCCCCTGCCATATCCTGTTCTGCTGATCCTAGCACTGATCCTAATCTTCCTTGGAGTTTCATGGTACTTTTCATATGAAGAAGTTGTTGAAAGTGCTCAAGTGCAATTGGGGTGGTTACTATTTGCCACTCCAGTTCTGCTTATACTCATAGTTCGTTGGTTGTCATCAATGGAAAACACTGAGTGGTTCTCCGGTTGGGACAGACGCCGGAGAACCACCCAGGGATCCTTGGAGGGGAGCTCGCCATGGGGTGTGGCTGCCTTGATTGTTGTGTTGCTTATATTGATGCAATATCAATCCATTTTTCGTGATAActggtttgtttga
- the LOC107477236 gene encoding uncharacterized protein LOC107477236, with the protein MENYNNEEIPSAPSTRATRGTPGAPLFGGFRSINNNGGVSAEFLGTFMLMFAGTAAAITNEKTNGLESLLGCAVVTGLAVTVIILCTGHISGAHLNPAVTIAFVTISRVLTFFHGKCFKAAKKIVTAGSVPEAKNSIPSNLASSLVTTGGRQRTVFLPDLYSETPTKKSDFGDHWKLGIEDGAKPQVYNEKHEKLLSAVAGVGDGRGGS; encoded by the exons ATGGAGAATTATAATAATGAGGAAATCCCATCAGCACCATCAACACGAGCCACACGAGGGACTCCAGGTGCACCTCTCTTCGGAGGTTTCAGATCcatcaacaataatggtggg GTATCAGCAGAGTTCCTCGGCACATTTATGCTGATGTTCGCCGGAACAGCGGCGGCCATAACCAACGAAAAGACCAATGGATTGGAAAGTCTATTGGGCTGCGCTGTCGTCACCGGCCTTGCGGTGACGGTGATCATCCTGTGCACCGGACACATATCCGGTGCTCATCTGAACCCCGCTGTCACCATAGCATTTGTCACCATATCACGAGTTCTTACATTCTTTCATGGGAAGTGTTTCAAAGCAGCAAAGAAAATAGTGACAGCAGG TTCAGTCCCCGAAGCAAAGAACAGTATTCCCTCCAATTTAGCATCATCCCTGGTAACGACAGGTGGCAGGCAAAGAACAGTGTTTCTTCCA GATCTGTACTCTGAGACTCCTACGAAGAAATCTGACTTTGGAGATCACTGGAAGCTTGGAATCGAGGATGGTGCGAAGCCTCAGGTGTACAATGAAAAGCATGAGAAGCTGTTATCTGCTGTGGCTGGGGTGGGAGACGGTCGTGGTGGTTCATAG